A window of Hymenobacter aerilatus contains these coding sequences:
- a CDS encoding carboxypeptidase-like regulatory domain-containing protein, giving the protein MLRRASVVCYLLFASYTAFSQSIRLTGKVEDAQHQPVPYASVALPDGAAGTATNEVGEFSLTVPVLPQRLVVLSIGYARTEVVAASAAPLTITLPPSTVQLPEVVVRNPQRVAEDLVQRAYAKLARHENDTYYGKAFYRQKTRTNGTYDELSDAFYDVELTPQKIVGWELGESRYAAVAGPFHMKNFSTLMRLPTFTRHPKRGSMYLPLAADAAKRFTFALREIQTENGRETAVIDFQPRPGLDKPAPAGTLYLDQQTAALRRQELRLRLGSMLTFSKGFQPLSDSLRLVSDFAPVADSLTRLTSTRGELAVTMQAGNKPPVQSALSAYLLLYQYTGRLPGQSYGRVKHSTDDLQTLQNRPYNARFWQENEIIRASPVEESVIRSFEGRRVFGRL; this is encoded by the coding sequence ATGCTGCGTAGGGCGTCTGTAGTCTGCTACCTGTTATTTGCTTCATACACTGCCTTCAGCCAGAGCATCCGCCTCACGGGGAAGGTGGAAGATGCCCAGCATCAGCCCGTGCCCTACGCCAGCGTGGCCCTACCCGATGGAGCAGCAGGTACTGCTACCAATGAGGTAGGGGAGTTCAGCCTGACCGTGCCTGTGCTGCCGCAGCGGCTGGTAGTGCTGAGCATTGGCTACGCCCGCACGGAGGTGGTGGCTGCTTCGGCCGCGCCGCTCACCATCACCCTACCCCCCAGCACCGTGCAGCTGCCCGAGGTAGTGGTGCGCAACCCCCAGCGCGTGGCCGAAGATCTGGTGCAGCGTGCCTACGCCAAGCTAGCTCGCCATGAAAACGATACGTATTACGGCAAGGCTTTCTACCGCCAGAAAACCCGCACCAACGGCACCTACGATGAGCTGTCGGATGCCTTTTATGACGTGGAGCTAACGCCGCAGAAGATAGTAGGGTGGGAGCTGGGCGAGTCGCGCTACGCGGCGGTGGCAGGGCCGTTTCACATGAAGAACTTCTCTACCCTGATGCGGCTACCTACCTTCACTCGGCATCCTAAGCGGGGAAGCATGTACCTGCCGTTGGCTGCAGATGCTGCCAAACGGTTCACGTTTGCGCTACGCGAAATCCAGACCGAAAACGGACGCGAAACCGCCGTTATCGACTTTCAGCCGCGGCCAGGATTGGACAAGCCCGCGCCCGCCGGCACGCTCTACCTCGACCAGCAGACGGCTGCCTTGCGCCGCCAGGAGTTGCGCCTGCGCCTGGGTTCTATGCTGACGTTTTCGAAGGGTTTTCAGCCATTATCGGACTCGTTGCGGCTGGTGTCGGACTTTGCGCCGGTGGCCGATTCGCTTACTCGCCTGACCAGCACCCGGGGCGAGCTGGCCGTAACGATGCAGGCCGGCAACAAACCGCCCGTTCAGTCTGCACTATCGGCCTACCTGCTATTGTATCAATACACCGGACGCCTACCTGGCCAGAGCTACGGCCGGGTGAAGCACAGCACAGATGATCTGCAAACCCTGCAAAACCGGCCGTATAATGCTCGGTTCTGGCAGGAAAACGAGATTATCCGGGCTAGTCCAGTGGAGGAAAGCGTGATTCGCTCCTTTGAGGGGCGCCGGGTGTTCGGCCGCTTATAA
- the mraZ gene encoding division/cell wall cluster transcriptional repressor MraZ, translated as MNLLSGEYECKLDPKGRLVLPAKVKGSLPEETGNQLILVRGFEPCLVLYPRSAWRVIHEKVMALDEFNEEYRQFQRNFLRGMTEVELDSIGRFMLPRTMLRYAGIEKEAIIVGIGNRCEIWDPERYDNFLIKDQQSFSKLAQKFLTTPDAASTNPLAA; from the coding sequence ATGAACCTTCTCTCCGGCGAATATGAATGCAAGCTGGACCCGAAAGGGCGCCTGGTGCTGCCGGCTAAGGTGAAGGGTAGCCTACCGGAGGAAACTGGTAACCAGTTAATACTGGTGCGCGGTTTCGAGCCGTGTCTGGTGCTCTACCCACGTTCGGCGTGGCGTGTGATTCATGAGAAGGTGATGGCGTTGGACGAGTTCAACGAGGAATACCGCCAGTTTCAGCGCAACTTTTTACGGGGCATGACGGAGGTAGAGTTGGACAGCATCGGCCGGTTTATGCTGCCGCGTACCATGCTGCGCTACGCCGGCATCGAGAAGGAAGCCATTATTGTGGGCATCGGCAACCGGTGCGAAATCTGGGACCCCGAGCGCTACGACAACTTCCTCATCAAAGATCAGCAAAGCTTCTCCAAGCTGGCCCAAAAATTCCTGACCACTCCCGACGCGGCCTCTACCAACCCGCTTGCTGCATGA
- a CDS encoding phytoene/squalene synthase family protein, with the protein MNHVALFDQTTLACSKLITTRYSTSFTLGIRTLDKRFHLPVYAVYGFVRWADEIVDTFHRHDKAALFQDFKRQTDEALRERLSLNPVLHAFQLMVHRYGIDQEFIDAFLRSMEMDLEDQSYNQSLYQEYIYGSAEVVGLMCLRIFCEGDKALFERLREPARRLGSAFQKVNFLRDIRSDYEDRGRVYFPGVQYERFDDQVKREIEEDILADFEAGYAGIVQLPRAARLGVYLAYVYYLKLFYKIRQLPATHILGERVRVPNNTKMLLLLGSYFRYRLRAI; encoded by the coding sequence GTGAACCACGTTGCCCTTTTTGATCAAACCACGCTGGCGTGTAGTAAGCTGATTACCACGCGCTACAGCACCTCGTTTACGCTGGGCATCCGGACGCTCGACAAGCGTTTCCATTTGCCTGTGTACGCGGTGTATGGGTTTGTGCGCTGGGCCGATGAAATTGTGGACACGTTTCATAGGCACGATAAAGCCGCGCTGTTTCAGGACTTTAAACGGCAGACCGACGAGGCTCTGCGCGAGCGGTTAAGTCTGAACCCAGTTCTGCACGCGTTTCAGCTCATGGTGCACCGCTATGGTATCGACCAAGAGTTTATCGACGCGTTCTTGCGCAGTATGGAGATGGACCTGGAAGACCAGAGCTATAACCAGTCGCTCTACCAAGAGTATATCTATGGCTCGGCGGAGGTAGTAGGGCTGATGTGCCTGCGCATTTTCTGTGAGGGCGACAAGGCGCTATTCGAGCGCCTGCGCGAACCAGCGCGGCGGCTGGGGTCGGCATTTCAGAAGGTGAACTTCCTGCGTGATATTCGTTCCGACTACGAAGACCGGGGCCGCGTGTACTTCCCCGGCGTGCAATACGAGCGGTTCGACGACCAGGTGAAGCGTGAAATTGAGGAAGATATTCTGGCCGATTTCGAGGCCGGCTACGCAGGCATTGTGCAGCTGCCGCGTGCGGCGCGGCTGGGCGTATACCTAGCGTATGTCTACTACCTGAAGCTTTTTTACAAAATTAGGCAGCTGCCGGCCACCCATATCTTGGGTGAGCGAGTGCGCGTACCTAACAATACTAAGATGCTTTTGCTGCTGGGTTCGTACTTTCGCTACCGCCTCCGGGCTATCTAG
- a CDS encoding fatty acid desaturase, with product MSTTAALPTQKRLKPTSVGYKGVSIALLIMAMWAGLLTYLLAYYQPDWRTPWPYLLALVQMHLYTGLFITAHDAMHGVVSPDSRLNNAIGTVAALLFAYNWFPRMLPKHHQHHRHVATPDDPDYHDGEHPDFLFWFVRFAWNYVTWWQVVLMAATYNVLKLWFPQENVIVFWMIPAVLATLQLFFFGTYLPHRGEHAPDNPHKSRTQLRHHLWAFVSCYFFGYHYEHHDQPYLPWWRLWRTK from the coding sequence ATGTCGACAACTGCTGCTCTACCCACCCAAAAGCGCCTGAAACCTACATCTGTGGGGTATAAGGGGGTAAGCATTGCGTTGTTAATTATGGCGATGTGGGCTGGTTTACTGACCTACCTGCTGGCCTACTATCAACCCGATTGGCGCACGCCCTGGCCCTACCTGCTGGCGCTGGTGCAGATGCACCTCTATACCGGGTTGTTCATTACGGCCCACGACGCCATGCACGGTGTGGTGAGCCCCGACTCGCGCCTGAACAACGCCATTGGCACCGTCGCCGCGCTGCTGTTTGCTTACAACTGGTTTCCTAGGATGCTGCCCAAGCACCATCAGCACCACCGCCACGTAGCTACCCCCGACGACCCTGATTACCACGACGGCGAGCATCCCGACTTCCTGTTCTGGTTCGTTCGCTTTGCATGGAACTACGTGACCTGGTGGCAGGTAGTGCTGATGGCCGCGACGTATAACGTGCTGAAGCTGTGGTTTCCGCAGGAGAACGTTATTGTGTTCTGGATGATACCGGCCGTGCTGGCTACCTTACAATTGTTCTTCTTTGGGACCTACCTGCCGCACCGGGGCGAGCACGCCCCCGATAACCCACACAAGTCGCGCACGCAGTTGCGCCACCATTTGTGGGCTTTTGTAAGCTGCTACTTCTTCGGTTACCACTACGAGCACCACGATCAGCCCTACCTACCCTGGTGGCGCCTGTGGCGCACGAAATAA
- a CDS encoding penicillin-binding protein: MKGNVKKAIVTRVRLAFLGVCLFSAAIVWKVSRIQSEEEGAKWRALEQERRVVYQPVFATRGTILAGDGKSIMATSLPFYRVAWDPSVVDKDLLRLKADSLGLLLSRFFGDKSAQEYARKLKNARNASPVVRYIRLNSRQINFQEKKQLATWPIFRLGKNKGGVIFEKVDKRFRPFGGLAQRTIGFLNEDKNGAGLEFTYNRSLAGKDGEALFERLPGGNKPIYDGSEVKAQAGYDIRTTLDINLQDVAENALYKSLVDNDAQYGCVVLMEVKTGEIKAIANLGKIGDGVYTENYNYAIADQGRTEPGSTFKLASMMALFEDDPDIELTDTVNTGTSGSMKIAGAIKTDTHPNGRVTIQKAIEQSSNIGVAKLINDHFSANPEKYTDHLKSFGLDKPLGFQMAGEARPYIKDPNDRSWSRTSLSTMSIGYELKLAPLQTLAFYNAIANDGVKIEPIIVKEIKQADKVLESFDARVLNPKICSDKTVAKLQSMLKGVVLNGSARGIKTDDYSIAGKTGTAWKFKNGRYTRMYSTSFCGYFPADKPKYSCIVVIDSPRRGRIYGGTVAAPVFREVADKAMARDAASQRPLLARGSGPRSRVPYVRAGMQDELQLVCEKLSIGMDAPQAVAEDWVRVTPARDSAKLAVVAQPVSRDRVPNVQGMTLRDALFLLENRGLRVKTVGTGRVQRQSLAAGSALQRGTTVVLELAPIGRQMVPVLLPTVAAEPKPAVTYPAEPAKKRAAPSSLTQQAPRRTETKPKA, encoded by the coding sequence ATGAAGGGAAACGTAAAAAAAGCTATTGTTACGCGGGTACGCCTGGCCTTTCTGGGGGTATGCCTGTTTTCGGCGGCCATCGTGTGGAAGGTGTCGCGCATTCAGTCGGAAGAGGAAGGAGCAAAGTGGCGCGCACTAGAGCAGGAGCGCCGGGTGGTGTACCAGCCAGTATTTGCCACGCGGGGCACCATTCTGGCTGGCGACGGCAAAAGCATCATGGCTACCTCGCTACCCTTTTACCGGGTAGCCTGGGACCCGAGCGTGGTTGATAAAGACCTATTGCGCCTTAAGGCCGACTCGCTGGGGCTGCTGCTCTCGCGCTTTTTCGGGGATAAGTCGGCGCAGGAATATGCCCGCAAGCTCAAAAATGCTCGCAACGCTTCGCCCGTGGTGCGCTATATCCGGTTGAACTCGCGGCAGATCAATTTTCAGGAGAAAAAGCAGCTGGCCACGTGGCCCATTTTTCGGCTGGGTAAAAACAAAGGCGGCGTTATTTTCGAGAAGGTCGACAAGCGTTTCCGGCCGTTTGGCGGGCTGGCCCAGCGCACCATTGGTTTCCTGAATGAAGACAAGAATGGTGCGGGGCTGGAGTTTACTTACAACCGCAGCTTGGCCGGCAAAGACGGTGAGGCCTTGTTTGAGCGCCTACCCGGTGGTAACAAGCCCATCTACGATGGCTCGGAAGTGAAGGCCCAGGCCGGCTACGATATCCGAACAACTCTCGACATCAACTTACAGGACGTAGCCGAAAACGCCTTGTATAAGTCGTTAGTAGACAACGATGCACAGTACGGCTGCGTGGTGCTGATGGAGGTGAAAACCGGCGAAATCAAGGCCATTGCCAACCTGGGCAAGATTGGCGACGGCGTGTATACCGAGAATTATAACTACGCCATTGCCGACCAGGGCCGCACCGAGCCGGGTTCTACCTTCAAGCTGGCTTCGATGATGGCCTTGTTTGAGGACGACCCCGATATCGAGTTGACCGACACGGTGAACACCGGTACCTCGGGCTCCATGAAGATTGCCGGCGCCATCAAAACTGATACCCACCCCAACGGCCGCGTGACTATTCAGAAGGCCATTGAGCAGTCGTCGAACATTGGGGTAGCGAAGCTCATCAACGACCATTTTTCGGCCAACCCCGAGAAGTACACCGACCACCTCAAGAGCTTCGGGCTAGATAAGCCGCTGGGCTTTCAGATGGCCGGCGAGGCACGGCCCTATATAAAAGACCCCAATGACCGGAGCTGGAGCCGTACTTCCCTCTCTACCATGAGCATCGGCTACGAGCTGAAGCTGGCCCCGTTGCAAACGCTGGCGTTTTACAATGCTATTGCCAACGACGGCGTGAAGATTGAGCCCATCATCGTAAAAGAAATCAAGCAGGCCGACAAGGTGCTGGAGAGCTTTGATGCGCGGGTGTTGAATCCAAAAATCTGTTCGGATAAAACCGTTGCCAAGCTGCAATCCATGCTGAAAGGGGTAGTGCTGAATGGCTCGGCCCGCGGCATCAAAACCGATGACTACAGTATTGCCGGCAAAACCGGCACTGCCTGGAAGTTCAAAAATGGCCGCTACACCCGCATGTATTCCACCAGCTTTTGCGGCTATTTCCCCGCCGATAAGCCCAAATACAGCTGCATTGTAGTAATTGACTCGCCCCGCCGCGGCCGTATATACGGTGGCACGGTGGCCGCGCCAGTGTTCCGCGAAGTGGCCGATAAGGCCATGGCCCGCGACGCGGCCAGCCAGCGGCCCTTGCTGGCACGGGGTAGTGGCCCCCGCTCGCGGGTGCCTTATGTGCGCGCTGGCATGCAGGATGAACTGCAATTGGTGTGCGAAAAACTCTCGATAGGAATGGACGCGCCGCAGGCGGTAGCCGAAGACTGGGTACGCGTGACGCCGGCCCGCGACTCGGCCAAGCTGGCGGTGGTGGCACAGCCCGTATCGCGCGACCGGGTGCCCAACGTGCAGGGCATGACACTGCGCGATGCCTTATTTTTGCTGGAAAACCGAGGCTTGCGCGTGAAAACTGTGGGCACGGGCCGCGTACAGCGTCAGTCTTTGGCTGCGGGTAGTGCCCTACAAAGAGGTACTACCGTGGTGCTGGAGCTGGCACCTATTGGCCGGCAGATGGTGCCGGTGCTACTACCCACGGTAGCTGCCGAACCCAAGCCGGCCGTGACTTATCCTGCCGAGCCAGCCAAAAAACGTGCGGCACCGTCGTCTCTGACTCAACAGGCGCCGCGCCGGACCGAAACCAAACCAAAAGCTTAA
- the rsmH gene encoding 16S rRNA (cytosine(1402)-N(4))-methyltransferase RsmH, with translation MSTSYPNDTAYHRPVMLRECLDALDLRPGGRYVDVTFGGGGHSARILEHLTTGHLYSFDQDADAEAEAARLARPQFTFIRANFRDLHAELARHDALPVDGLLADLGVSSHQFDTPERGFSTRFDGPLDMRMNPEAAQTAADIVQDYSEAELHRIFGMYGEVTNARTLAATVVAARRGRAITTIAELKKAIAPCTPRGKENKYLAQVFQALRIEVNEEMEALQEMLLQTAQVLRPGGRLVVMSYHSLEDRLVKNYLAKGKFFGEVEKDLFGNTHQPFTVLTRKPIEATAAEIAENSRARSAKLRVAELKMNN, from the coding sequence ATGAGCACTTCCTACCCCAACGATACCGCCTACCACCGCCCCGTGATGCTGCGCGAGTGCCTCGACGCTCTCGACCTGCGCCCCGGTGGCCGCTACGTGGACGTTACCTTTGGTGGCGGCGGACACTCGGCGCGCATTCTGGAGCACCTCACCACCGGCCACCTCTACAGCTTCGACCAAGATGCCGATGCGGAGGCCGAAGCCGCCCGCCTGGCCCGGCCGCAGTTCACCTTCATTCGCGCCAACTTCCGCGACCTGCATGCCGAGCTGGCTCGCCACGACGCCCTACCCGTTGATGGGTTGTTGGCTGACCTGGGTGTGTCGTCGCACCAATTTGATACGCCGGAGCGCGGATTCTCTACCCGTTTCGACGGGCCACTGGACATGCGCATGAACCCCGAAGCCGCCCAAACTGCTGCCGACATCGTGCAGGACTACTCCGAGGCCGAGCTGCACCGCATTTTTGGGATGTATGGTGAGGTAACGAATGCACGCACGCTGGCTGCTACCGTAGTGGCCGCCCGCCGGGGTAGGGCCATTACCACCATTGCCGAGCTAAAGAAGGCTATTGCCCCCTGCACGCCCCGCGGCAAAGAGAATAAGTACCTGGCCCAAGTATTTCAGGCCCTGCGCATCGAGGTGAACGAGGAAATGGAAGCTCTCCAGGAAATGCTCCTGCAAACGGCGCAAGTATTACGCCCAGGCGGTCGTTTGGTGGTGATGAGCTACCACTCGTTGGAAGATCGGCTGGTGAAAAACTACCTCGCTAAAGGCAAGTTTTTCGGCGAAGTTGAAAAAGACTTGTTCGGCAACACGCACCAACCTTTCACTGTGCTCACGCGCAAACCCATAGAAGCCACCGCCGCCGAAATTGCCGAAAACAGCCGTGCCCGGAGCGCTAAACTCCGTGTTGCCGAGTTAAAAATGAATAATTAG
- a CDS encoding 4-hydroxy-3-methylbut-2-enyl diphosphate reductase translates to MPHHLSVRIDPNSGFCFGVIYAIQMAEDLLDEQGYLYCLGDIVHNDEEVERLRQRGLRIIDYDTFATLRSEAVLIRAHGEPPATYQMALENNLTLIDASCPVVLKLQNRIKASFDKKDKIFIYGKHGHAEVRGLLGQTGGEAVVFENLDELLRHELPDNITLYSQTTKSTDSFYRIKGELEQRGHTVNANDTICRQVSNRDKDLRRFAAQFDQVIFVSGTKSSNGKVLYHVCLETNPNTHFVSKVEELQTEWFRPGQSIGICGATSTPMWLMEKVRDTLLRL, encoded by the coding sequence ATGCCGCACCACCTGAGCGTCCGTATCGACCCCAATTCCGGCTTTTGTTTCGGCGTAATCTATGCCATTCAGATGGCCGAGGACCTGCTTGACGAGCAAGGCTATCTATATTGCCTGGGCGACATTGTGCACAATGATGAAGAAGTAGAGCGCCTGCGCCAGCGCGGCCTGCGCATCATCGACTACGACACCTTTGCTACTCTACGTAGCGAGGCCGTGCTCATCCGGGCCCATGGCGAACCACCCGCCACCTACCAGATGGCGCTGGAAAATAACCTGACGCTGATTGACGCCTCGTGCCCGGTGGTACTGAAGCTGCAAAACCGCATCAAGGCTAGCTTCGATAAGAAGGATAAAATCTTCATCTACGGCAAGCACGGCCACGCCGAGGTGCGCGGACTGCTGGGCCAGACCGGCGGCGAAGCGGTGGTGTTTGAAAACCTCGACGAGCTACTGCGCCACGAGCTGCCCGACAACATCACGCTCTACAGCCAGACCACCAAGAGCACCGACAGCTTCTACCGCATCAAGGGTGAGCTGGAGCAGCGCGGCCACACGGTGAATGCCAACGACACAATTTGCCGGCAAGTGAGCAACCGCGACAAAGACCTGCGCCGGTTTGCTGCGCAGTTTGACCAAGTGATTTTTGTGTCGGGTACCAAAAGCTCCAACGGCAAGGTGCTCTACCACGTGTGCCTTGAAACCAACCCCAACACGCACTTTGTATCGAAAGTAGAGGAACTGCAAACCGAGTGGTTCCGGCCGGGGCAGTCGATTGGAATTTGCGGCGCTACCAGCACGCCCATGTGGCTGATGGAAAAAGTGCGCGACACGCTGCTGCGACTCTAG
- a CDS encoding UDP-N-acetylmuramoyl-L-alanyl-D-glutamate--2,6-diaminopimelate ligase codes for MTTHSLSALLTGIPVLDQQGPTEVEVQGLTLDSRQVGPGTVFFALRGVAADGHQFIPKAVEQGAAVVVCETLPDERADAVSYVLVPDSAAAMALMAATFYDHPSQKLQLVGVTGTNGKTTCATLLHKLFRELGYHVGLLSTVQNQIDEEVIPATHTTPDAIRLNELLARMVRAGCAYVFMEVSSHAVVQHRITGLHFAGGIFTNLTHDHLDYHGTFDAYLKAKKGFFDKLPKTAFALTNADDKRGPVMLQNTVAQRESYGLRGVGTFRGKLLENAVHGLHLEVDGREVQFRLIGVFNAYNLLAVYGAAVLLGEDADAVLTILSGLLSAPGRFEPVVSAHTRVTGIVDYAHTPDALENVLDTIADIRQPRQQVITVVGCGGNRDAAKRPIMAKLACQGSERVILTADNPRFEDPNDILHQMQAGVAPADMGKVLTIADRREAIKTAVALAQPGDIVLVAGKGHETYQEMKGVRAPFDDKQVLREMFELLEK; via the coding sequence TTGACAACACATTCTCTTTCTGCGCTCCTCACCGGCATTCCGGTGCTTGACCAACAGGGCCCTACCGAAGTAGAGGTGCAGGGCCTTACCCTCGACTCGCGTCAGGTCGGGCCGGGCACGGTATTTTTCGCCCTGCGCGGAGTGGCCGCTGATGGTCACCAGTTCATACCAAAAGCGGTGGAGCAAGGCGCTGCTGTGGTGGTGTGCGAAACCCTACCCGACGAGCGAGCTGACGCCGTGAGTTACGTGCTGGTGCCCGACAGTGCCGCCGCCATGGCCCTGATGGCTGCCACGTTCTACGACCACCCTTCTCAGAAACTACAGCTGGTAGGCGTAACGGGTACCAACGGCAAAACCACCTGCGCTACCTTGCTGCACAAGCTGTTCCGGGAGTTGGGCTACCATGTGGGCCTGCTGAGCACGGTGCAGAATCAGATTGATGAGGAGGTGATTCCGGCCACCCATACCACGCCCGACGCTATTCGGCTAAACGAGCTGCTGGCGCGCATGGTGCGGGCCGGCTGCGCCTACGTGTTTATGGAGGTTAGCTCGCATGCTGTGGTGCAGCACCGCATTACGGGTCTGCACTTCGCGGGAGGCATCTTCACCAACCTCACTCACGACCACCTCGACTACCACGGCACCTTCGACGCCTACCTGAAGGCCAAGAAAGGCTTCTTCGACAAGCTCCCGAAAACTGCCTTTGCCCTCACCAACGCCGACGACAAGCGTGGCCCGGTGATGCTGCAAAATACGGTGGCCCAGCGCGAATCGTACGGGCTGCGGGGGGTAGGGACGTTCCGGGGTAAGCTGCTCGAAAACGCCGTGCACGGTCTGCACCTGGAAGTAGACGGCCGCGAAGTGCAGTTCCGCCTCATTGGCGTGTTCAACGCCTACAACCTGCTGGCCGTGTATGGCGCGGCGGTGTTGCTGGGCGAAGACGCCGACGCGGTGCTAACCATCCTGTCCGGCCTGCTGTCGGCACCAGGGCGGTTTGAGCCGGTGGTATCGGCGCACACCCGCGTGACGGGCATCGTGGACTATGCTCACACACCCGACGCCCTCGAGAATGTGCTTGATACTATTGCCGACATCCGCCAGCCGCGGCAGCAGGTGATTACGGTGGTAGGCTGCGGCGGAAACCGCGACGCGGCCAAGCGTCCCATTATGGCGAAACTGGCCTGCCAGGGTTCTGAGCGCGTAATCTTAACCGCCGATAATCCGCGTTTCGAGGACCCCAACGATATTCTGCATCAGATGCAGGCGGGCGTGGCCCCAGCCGATATGGGCAAGGTACTGACCATTGCCGACCGGCGCGAGGCCATCAAAACGGCGGTGGCGCTAGCCCAGCCCGGCGATATTGTGCTGGTAGCCGGCAAAGGCCACGAAACCTACCAAGAGATGAAGGGAGTGCGCGCACCGTTCGACGATAAGCAGGTGCTGCGCGAGATGTTTGAGCTGTTGGAAAAATGA
- a CDS encoding FtsL-like putative cell division protein — translation MAVNTVRPPQKTPPRANVPREVAAPMPVPEVVPEPIHVPEPEPEEEPEPYRAPRRSVSTWSVFTVVDRVMRMDGLFREGLPVRYLPHVLFVMFLTLLYIGNTHYATRMNRNIQKLKLETEDLRADFTTLSSDYMEASKQSEVARKVAAYGLVESSSPPFRIKVPAGRLDEAQLDRLPVITADSMAARIVADSLARLAAEEEAGALPPDSVAAPARAPRMIEAPKARTPKPAKK, via the coding sequence ATGGCCGTTAATACCGTCAGACCACCGCAAAAAACACCTCCCCGCGCCAATGTGCCGCGCGAGGTGGCGGCGCCCATGCCTGTGCCGGAGGTAGTGCCCGAGCCTATCCACGTGCCCGAACCGGAGCCCGAGGAAGAGCCAGAGCCCTACCGCGCCCCGCGCCGGTCGGTCAGCACTTGGAGCGTATTCACGGTAGTAGACCGCGTGATGCGGATGGACGGACTGTTCCGCGAAGGGCTACCGGTGCGCTATCTGCCGCACGTACTGTTCGTGATGTTCCTGACGCTGCTCTACATCGGCAATACGCACTATGCCACGCGCATGAATCGCAATATTCAGAAGCTGAAGCTGGAAACCGAAGACTTACGCGCCGACTTCACTACCCTTTCCTCTGATTATATGGAGGCTAGCAAGCAAAGTGAGGTAGCCCGTAAAGTAGCGGCTTATGGATTGGTAGAAAGTTCTTCGCCGCCGTTCCGCATCAAGGTGCCAGCCGGCCGACTGGACGAGGCGCAGCTGGACCGCCTACCCGTCATCACGGCCGACTCGATGGCCGCGCGGATTGTAGCAGACTCGCTAGCCCGCCTAGCCGCCGAGGAAGAAGCCGGCGCACTGCCGCCCGACTCCGTGGCCGCACCTGCCCGCGCGCCCCGCATGATTGAAGCTCCGAAAGCGCGTACCCCTAAGCCTGCGAAGAAATGA